In Ureibacillus thermophilus, the genomic stretch GGTGCTGGGATAATCGGAAGTCATATATGCAAAGGCTTAGCGGATGCAGGCGCAAATGTTGCGATTGTAGATATTAATATTGAAAGAGCTCGTGAAATAGCAAAAGAAATAGAAAATAAATATAAAGTAAAGTCTATAGCAATTTATTGTGATATTACTTCTGAACAATCTGTAAAAGAAATGGTTCAAATTGTTGTTGAGACGTTTGGAGAAATTAATATATTACATAATAATGCAGCAGGAAAATCTAGTAATTTAGAAGCTTTTTTTGCACCTTTTGAAGAATATGAATTAAGCCAATGGAAAGAAATCATGGCTACCAATTTAGACAGTATGTTTCTTGTAGCAAAATATGTAGGAAGAGTAATGAAAGAGCAAGGTAAGGGAGGCTCTATCATTCAGACATCTTCAATTTATGGAATAAATGGTCCTGATAATAGAATATATGAGGGATCTTTTTATTTAAACAGAGAAATAAATACACCAGCAATCTATTCAGCCTCCAAAGCTGGAGTTATTGGACTAACAAAATATTTAGCTACTTATTGGGCGAAAGAGGGGATTCGCGTAAATTCAATTACTCCTGGTGGGGTTGAAAGCGGTCAAAATGAAATTTTTAAACAAAAATATTCCAATCGCATTCCATTGGGAAGAATGGCTAAAGCTGAGGAAATGGTTGGGGCTGTTATTTACTTAGCTTCTGATGCTTCAAGTTATGTTACTGGGCAGAATATTATAGTGGACGGCGGTTTAAGTGCTTGGTAATCTTATTCATAATGTGGCGAGTAGGAATGATATAAGTTACTAATAAAAACTTTATAATAACTATCTATTAGGAATTGACAAATCTAACAAAAGCGATTATACCTGTTGATTTTACCGGGCAGCCGGCAGATATGGATGCAATTATGGAGATTGCCAGAAAACATAATTTGCTTGTTATAGAAGACGGTGCCCACTCTCTTGGAGCAGAGTACAAGGGGAAAAAGGTTGGAACATTTGCTGATATGACAATGTTTAGTTTCCATCCTGTAAAGCCCATTACCACTGGAGAAGGTGGAATTATTGTCACAAACAACGAAGAATATTATGAAAAACTTTTGTTGTTTCGGAGCCACGGCATAACAAAAACACCTTACGCTTTAGAACAAGGCGATTGGTATTATGAAATGGTTGATCTTGGATTTAATTATCGAATGACGGATATTCAAGCTACTCTTGGCTTGTCTCAATTGAAAAAAATTGATGTTTTTTTAGCGCGAAGAAGAGAAATTGCGAAGATTTATAATGAAGCGTTCGCTAATGAACCTTTATTACAAATTCCTGAGCAGCTTGGAGGAACAAATTCTGGTTGGCATTTATATATGTTACAGCTTAGTGACAAACTGGATCGTAAAAAATATTCAATCAAATGCGTGAATTTAATATTGGTGTTCATGTTCATTATATTCCTGTGTATTGGCATCCGTATTATCAAAAATTAGGTTATTCAAAAGGGCTTTGCCCAGTGGCGGAAAGATGGTATGAGCATGCTTTAACGTTGCCGATTCATCCAGGTTTAGAAGATAGAGAAATTGATTTTAATTATTCATAGTTTATTGGAATTGATAAATACTTGATTTTAATGGATTTTTCGTTGTGAGTGAGAAACGATATTTAGTTTTTCAATCGTAAACAAAACA encodes the following:
- a CDS encoding SDR family oxidoreductase yields the protein MNYFELFSLKNKSAIVTGGAGIIGSHICKGLADAGANVAIVDINIERAREIAKEIENKYKVKSIAIYCDITSEQSVKEMVQIVVETFGEINILHNNAAGKSSNLEAFFAPFEEYELSQWKEIMATNLDSMFLVAKYVGRVMKEQGKGGSIIQTSSIYGINGPDNRIYEGSFYLNREINTPAIYSASKAGVIGLTKYLATYWAKEGIRVNSITPGGVESGQNEIFKQKYSNRIPLGRMAKAEEMVGAVIYLASDASSYVTGQNIIVDGGLSAW